The Aggregatilinea lenta genome includes a region encoding these proteins:
- a CDS encoding ABC transporter permease produces the protein MRTINLIARLWSWLFLLVMLIFFSITGTGFFTVRNLGNIMVTSTMVMLMATGQTYVIITAGIDLSIGYTLGLASVISATVMRDLANAGLATDLSILLGILAGLAVTVIPGLMNGMLVARAKVPPMIATLGVMGIVRGAAFLLTTGKNIVGDLPPGVREHLRLVGNGSLAYRIPGEGLAWLKQPADLTNEQLRGLERLMPYPIIIVAIIVGIFAFVLARTTFGRHIYAIGGNKEAALRSGINVTRTLTIIYVLAGFLAGCAGVLHVFRFTAGSPMVGDSEVLNSVAAVVIGGASLMGGSGKVIGTVIGSLIIAVLQTGLVILNVDSLWQFIVVGVIIIIAVLVNQLQAYFEKQQEHTA, from the coding sequence ATGAGAACGATCAACCTCATCGCCAGGTTGTGGTCGTGGCTCTTCTTGCTGGTGATGTTGATCTTCTTCTCGATTACAGGAACCGGCTTCTTCACAGTTCGTAACCTGGGCAACATCATGGTCACGAGCACCATGGTGATGCTCATGGCGACCGGCCAGACCTACGTGATCATCACGGCGGGCATCGACCTCTCCATCGGGTACACCTTAGGGCTGGCCTCCGTCATCAGCGCCACCGTCATGCGCGATCTCGCCAATGCGGGGCTGGCAACAGACCTGTCCATTCTGTTGGGCATTCTAGCGGGCCTGGCGGTCACTGTCATCCCCGGCCTGATGAACGGTATGTTGGTCGCGCGGGCGAAAGTGCCTCCGATGATTGCGACCCTTGGCGTGATGGGTATCGTTCGAGGCGCGGCTTTCCTGCTGACCACCGGCAAGAACATCGTCGGCGACCTGCCCCCTGGCGTGCGTGAGCATCTGCGCCTCGTGGGTAACGGCAGCCTGGCGTATCGAATCCCGGGGGAGGGGCTGGCCTGGCTCAAGCAGCCTGCCGACCTCACAAACGAGCAGTTGCGTGGACTGGAACGATTGATGCCCTACCCCATCATCATCGTCGCCATCATCGTAGGGATCTTCGCGTTCGTTCTGGCGCGCACGACCTTCGGACGCCATATCTATGCGATTGGCGGCAACAAAGAAGCTGCGCTGCGATCCGGAATTAACGTCACCCGCACGCTCACGATCATCTACGTTCTGGCTGGCTTTTTGGCTGGCTGCGCAGGCGTGCTGCACGTCTTCCGCTTCACGGCAGGCTCACCGATGGTTGGTGACTCTGAAGTCCTGAACTCAGTGGCCGCCGTGGTCATTGGCGGTGCAAGCCTGATGGGCGGCTCCGGCAAGGTGATTGGGACGGTCATCGGCTCCCTGATTATCGCGGTGCTGCAAACGGGCCTGGTCATCCTCAACGTCGATTCCCTGTGGCAGTTCATCGTGGTGGGCGTCATCATCATCATCGCCGTCCTGGTCAACCAGCTCCAGGCGTACTTCGAAAAACAGCAGGAACACACCGCATGA
- a CDS encoding ABC transporter substrate-binding protein has product MLKKLLVVAVCVAMALALVPVSSVNSVKAQDDPITIAFVPGVNPDPFYVTMAAGVNQAAQDLGVEIIEQDPQEFNPTVQTPIIEAMAARGDVDFLITAPTDKQQLIPVLEGIRDAGIPLLTVDTFIGDGDYENGEVTFPISYIGSDNFEGGYIACETLAEKLGEGAQIYIQNVRPGISTTDQREQGCVKAAEDFGLEVIGVDYNEDDPNTGQQQTAARLESNPDLAGIFGANTFSAQAAGAAVQNAGLGGAVEVVAFDASEFAIELLREGTVTEVIAQKPYDMGYLAVSFAVAYLKGYQSVPKRVPTGYAVMTAENIDDPEIAQYIYTETPREPEPALEGYKVAFVPGVNPDPFYVTMSVGANEAADAYGIELIQQDPQEFNPTVQTPIIEALVSRGDINFMFTAPTDKQQMIPVLEAVRDAGIPLLTVDTFIGDGDYANGEVTFPLTYIGSDNFQGGYIACETLAEKLGEGAQIYIQNVRPGISTTDQREQGCVKAAEDYGLEVIGVDYNEDDPNTGQQQTAARLEANPDLAGVFGANTFSAQAAGAAVQNAGLGGAVEVVAFDASEFAIELLREGTVTEVIAQKPADMGYYAVLTAVANARGVVSVPKRIPTGYAVMTAENIDDPEISIFIYREQ; this is encoded by the coding sequence ATGTTAAAGAAACTGCTCGTCGTAGCGGTTTGTGTGGCCATGGCCCTCGCCCTGGTTCCAGTTTCGTCTGTGAACTCGGTTAAGGCCCAGGATGATCCGATCACCATTGCATTTGTTCCCGGCGTGAATCCCGACCCGTTCTACGTGACGATGGCCGCCGGTGTCAACCAGGCCGCGCAGGACCTGGGCGTTGAAATCATCGAGCAGGACCCGCAGGAATTTAACCCGACGGTCCAGACCCCGATCATCGAAGCGATGGCCGCGCGTGGCGACGTCGACTTCCTGATCACGGCCCCCACCGACAAACAACAACTGATCCCCGTGCTCGAAGGCATCCGCGATGCAGGCATCCCCCTGCTGACGGTTGACACCTTCATCGGCGACGGCGATTACGAGAACGGCGAAGTCACCTTCCCGATCAGCTACATCGGCTCGGACAACTTCGAGGGCGGTTACATCGCCTGCGAAACCCTCGCTGAGAAGCTCGGCGAAGGCGCGCAGATCTACATCCAGAACGTGCGTCCTGGCATCAGCACGACTGACCAGCGCGAGCAGGGCTGCGTTAAGGCTGCGGAAGATTTCGGCCTGGAAGTCATCGGCGTGGACTACAACGAAGATGACCCCAACACCGGCCAGCAGCAGACCGCCGCTCGCCTCGAATCCAACCCCGACCTCGCCGGTATCTTCGGCGCCAACACCTTCAGCGCGCAGGCCGCTGGTGCAGCCGTCCAGAACGCTGGCCTCGGTGGTGCGGTGGAAGTCGTGGCCTTTGACGCCTCCGAGTTCGCCATCGAGCTGCTGCGTGAAGGCACTGTAACCGAAGTCATCGCTCAGAAGCCCTACGACATGGGTTACCTCGCGGTGTCCTTCGCCGTAGCATACCTCAAGGGCTACCAGAGCGTTCCGAAGCGCGTCCCGACCGGCTACGCCGTGATGACCGCCGAGAACATCGACGATCCTGAGATCGCCCAGTACATCTATACCGAAACCCCGCGCGAACCCGAACCGGCGCTGGAAGGCTACAAGGTCGCGTTCGTTCCTGGCGTGAACCCCGATCCCTTCTACGTGACCATGTCGGTTGGTGCGAATGAAGCGGCGGATGCCTATGGCATCGAGCTGATCCAGCAGGACCCGCAGGAATTTAACCCGACGGTCCAGACCCCGATCATCGAAGCCCTGGTATCCCGTGGTGACATCAACTTCATGTTCACCGCCCCCACCGACAAGCAGCAGATGATCCCGGTGCTCGAAGCCGTCCGTGACGCGGGCATCCCCCTGCTGACGGTTGACACCTTCATCGGCGACGGCGACTACGCCAACGGCGAAGTCACCTTCCCGCTCACCTACATCGGCTCGGATAACTTCCAGGGCGGTTACATCGCCTGCGAAACCCTCGCCGAAAAGCTCGGCGAAGGCGCGCAGATCTACATCCAGAACGTGCGTCCTGGCATCAGCACGACTGACCAGCGCGAGCAGGGCTGCGTTAAGGCTGCGGAAGACTACGGTCTGGAAGTCATCGGCGTGGACTACAACGAAGATGATCCCAACACCGGCCAGCAGCAGACCGCTGCCCGCCTTGAAGCCAACCCCGACCTCGCCGGTGTCTTCGGCGCCAACACCTTCAGCGCGCAGGCCGCTGGTGCAGCCGTCCAGAACGCTGGCCTCGGTGGTGCGGTGGAAGTCGTGGCGTTCGACGCCTCCGAGTTCGCGATCGAGTTGCTGCGTGAAGGCACGGTAACCGAAGTCATCGCCCAGAAGCCCGCCGACATGGGTTACTATGCGGTCCTGACCGCCGTCGCCAACGCGCGCGGTGTGGTGAGCGTCCCGAAGCGCATCCCGACTGGCTACGCCGTGATGACGGCTGAAAACATCGACGATCCGGAAATCAGCATCTTCATCTACCGCGAACAGTAA
- a CDS encoding DeoR/GlpR family DNA-binding transcription regulator codes for MKNDDYTDSNLLAIERQRIIAEVLESEGVVRTNELKDLLKVSSSTIRSDLRELEKTGTCEIVWGGAVARNMPVEDRETLLQQRTLLNRDAKQRIGLAAVQLIEVGQTIIVDAGSTTVELVKQLPRDLEYLRIVTPALNVAASASQYPYVELVMTGGVLRHLTRLLIGPAAISTLETINADLVFLAAGGFTLDQGLTNSNIFEVEVKRAIARQGRRVVFMADSSKFGQVRPITIIPLKKVDLLITDAGLSDQSARLIENEGVEVVRV; via the coding sequence ATGAAAAACGACGATTACACGGATAGTAATTTACTTGCCATCGAGCGCCAACGCATCATCGCTGAAGTATTAGAGAGCGAGGGCGTTGTGCGCACCAATGAGCTAAAAGATCTCCTTAAAGTTTCCTCGTCGACCATCCGCTCTGACCTCCGCGAGCTGGAAAAGACAGGCACCTGCGAGATCGTATGGGGCGGCGCGGTCGCCCGTAACATGCCGGTCGAAGACCGCGAAACCCTGCTCCAACAGCGCACTCTACTCAACCGGGACGCCAAACAGCGCATCGGGCTGGCCGCCGTGCAGCTCATTGAGGTCGGCCAGACGATCATCGTCGATGCGGGCAGCACCACCGTCGAACTGGTCAAGCAGCTCCCGCGCGACCTGGAATACCTGCGCATCGTCACCCCTGCGCTCAACGTCGCCGCATCTGCCTCCCAATACCCCTACGTCGAGCTGGTCATGACTGGCGGCGTGCTGCGCCACCTGACGCGCCTGCTGATCGGCCCCGCCGCGATCAGCACGCTGGAGACGATCAACGCCGATCTTGTCTTTCTGGCGGCGGGTGGCTTCACGCTCGACCAGGGCCTGACGAACTCGAACATCTTCGAGGTCGAGGTCAAGCGCGCCATCGCCCGGCAGGGCCGCCGCGTCGTATTCATGGCCGACAGCAGCAAGTTCGGCCAGGTGCGGCCTATCACCATCATCCCGCTGAAGAAAGTGGATTTGCTGATTACCGATGCAGGCTTGAGCGATCAAAGCGCTCGCCTGATCGAAAATGAAGGCGTCGAGGTCGTACGCGTATAG
- a CDS encoding 6-phosphofructokinase, which translates to MKTLFVVSGGDAPGINAVMGYYAALATRYGHEVAGARDGFAGLVAGRIVPLTGDVIGPWVSQPGSYLPSSRVPVLKDAEGQQAMADVLAQHDIDNVILFGGDGTLRYIPPIVAQLGIPCIGLPTTIDNDVPGTELTLGFDSACNFAYHAIDGALATGRALPGRIFMVETLGGFSGMIALDVAFGAGAHAVLVPEYAYDDAWLGARLLEAAQRDGYALLVLSEGVAASRTLFDDILRWTNIRVRDIRLGHAQRGGIPTHRDRSLAAQMARLSFEALNADVLRGTVVVRGGATLLHEGALDGPERLPDVSRYNFVNGFDPDYEPARN; encoded by the coding sequence TTGAAAACACTTTTTGTCGTCAGCGGCGGCGATGCACCCGGCATTAACGCCGTGATGGGCTATTACGCGGCCCTGGCGACGCGCTACGGGCACGAGGTTGCCGGCGCGCGGGACGGCTTCGCCGGGCTGGTGGCGGGTCGCATCGTGCCACTGACCGGTGACGTTATCGGCCCGTGGGTGTCGCAGCCCGGCTCTTACCTACCCTCCAGCCGCGTGCCGGTGCTGAAGGACGCCGAGGGCCAGCAGGCGATGGCGGATGTGCTGGCGCAGCACGACATCGACAACGTGATTCTCTTCGGCGGCGACGGCACGCTGCGCTACATCCCGCCGATCGTCGCGCAGCTTGGTATCCCCTGCATCGGCCTGCCCACCACCATCGACAACGACGTGCCCGGCACGGAGCTTACGCTCGGCTTCGATTCCGCATGCAACTTCGCCTACCACGCCATCGACGGCGCGCTGGCGACCGGACGCGCGCTGCCGGGGCGGATCTTCATGGTCGAGACGCTGGGCGGTTTTTCGGGCATGATCGCGCTCGACGTGGCGTTCGGTGCGGGAGCGCACGCAGTGCTCGTGCCGGAGTACGCCTACGACGACGCATGGCTCGGCGCGCGCCTGCTAGAAGCGGCCCAGCGCGACGGTTACGCGCTGTTGGTGCTGTCCGAGGGCGTGGCCGCCAGCCGCACGTTGTTCGACGACATTTTACGCTGGACCAATATCCGCGTGCGCGACATCCGGCTGGGACACGCGCAGCGCGGCGGTATCCCCACGCACCGCGACCGCTCGCTGGCGGCACAGATGGCGCGGCTCTCGTTCGAGGCGCTGAACGCTGACGTGCTGCGCGGCACGGTCGTCGTGCGCGGCGGCGCGACGCTGCTGCACGAGGGCGCGCTGGACGGCCCGGAGCGCCTGCCCGACGTGAGCCGCTATAACTTTGTCAATGGATTTGATCCCGACTATGAACCTGCTCGCAATTGA
- a CDS encoding ROK family protein encodes MNLLAIDFGGTRTRAAWFSDGVTLVQRDETLSQVDQPAQQVLDRLIEVARGVIPPGATVDAIGISAPGPLDAAQGVILQAKTLPDWYDVPLAQIISDAFGGVPVFVQNDANLAALAEYHLGAAQGADPTLYLTVSTGIGGGAVIGGALFTGCRGLAIEPGHMRFAMPDGRIRRLEELASGTGIGRLACEYLAASDMPSSLRDGDCVDGKAVGRAAQAGDALALDVVNAAARWFGLGLVNLIHLFNPQAIVLGGSVIQLGDLFLDPARRIIEQELLDPRFNSDDLIRVAQLGDSVCLYGAALYARGKLASAR; translated from the coding sequence ATGAACCTGCTCGCAATTGACTTTGGCGGCACGCGCACGCGCGCCGCGTGGTTTTCGGATGGCGTGACGCTGGTCCAGCGCGACGAGACGTTGTCCCAGGTGGACCAGCCCGCGCAGCAGGTGCTCGACCGCCTGATCGAAGTGGCGCGCGGGGTGATTCCGCCCGGCGCGACAGTGGACGCGATCGGCATCTCCGCGCCCGGCCCATTGGACGCCGCGCAAGGTGTGATCTTGCAGGCCAAGACCCTGCCCGACTGGTACGACGTGCCGCTGGCGCAGATCATCAGCGACGCGTTCGGCGGCGTGCCGGTCTTCGTGCAGAACGACGCGAATCTGGCAGCGCTGGCCGAATATCACCTGGGCGCGGCCCAGGGCGCGGACCCGACCCTCTATCTAACGGTGAGCACCGGCATCGGCGGCGGCGCGGTGATCGGCGGCGCGTTGTTCACGGGCTGTCGCGGGCTGGCGATCGAGCCAGGACACATGCGCTTCGCCATGCCGGACGGGCGCATCCGGCGGCTGGAAGAGCTGGCGTCGGGCACGGGTATCGGACGGCTGGCGTGTGAATATCTGGCCGCGTCGGACATGCCCTCGTCGCTGCGCGACGGCGACTGCGTGGACGGTAAGGCGGTCGGCAGGGCGGCCCAGGCCGGGGACGCGCTGGCGCTGGACGTAGTGAACGCGGCGGCGCGGTGGTTCGGGCTGGGGCTGGTGAACCTGATTCACCTGTTCAATCCGCAGGCGATCGTGCTGGGCGGCAGCGTGATCCAGCTCGGCGACCTGTTCCTGGACCCGGCGCGGCGTATCATCGAGCAGGAGCTGCTCGACCCGCGCTTTAACAGCGACGACCTGATCCGCGTGGCGCAGCTTGGCGACAGCGTGTGCCTGTACGGCGCGGCGCTCTATGCGCGCGGGAAGCTGGCAAGCGCGCGCTAG
- a CDS encoding DUF4129 domain-containing protein translates to MRLLPLFAAIVLLTMSLGTAQAQSGTVDEAEFWRRFQQTDSLLETALAQPRSARQSTLAEADRLWAGVTSVRLLDGTIIDVNVAWVRVSGATEGEIRQVQARVQAILAYESEHLTALADAVALQEQLNRVLRDQEAAQPDAEPAGASSSSGSRSSSSSSGSGGSWFAQMMLIALAVVIVGVVVASVLRTMQMQRVTIDLPPDDDAPVSAQEAVARAESATATQDYRTAIRYLYLSGLLALDERGIIRYDPSLTNQEHLAQLAGQPRLRALFEPVVTIFDRVWYGVQPADAALYEDFRRALEQVERQRP, encoded by the coding sequence TTGCGCCTTTTACCCCTGTTCGCCGCGATTGTGCTGCTGACGATGAGCCTGGGAACTGCCCAGGCTCAATCGGGCACGGTGGACGAGGCCGAGTTCTGGCGGCGCTTCCAGCAGACGGACAGCCTGCTGGAAACAGCGCTCGCCCAGCCCCGCAGCGCGCGCCAATCGACGCTGGCCGAAGCCGACCGGCTGTGGGCGGGCGTGACATCCGTGCGTCTGCTGGATGGCACGATCATCGACGTGAACGTGGCCTGGGTGCGCGTGTCGGGCGCAACTGAAGGGGAGATCCGGCAGGTGCAGGCGCGCGTGCAGGCCATCCTCGCTTACGAGTCCGAACACCTCACCGCGCTGGCTGATGCGGTGGCGCTGCAAGAGCAGCTCAACCGCGTGCTGCGCGATCAGGAAGCCGCCCAGCCGGACGCGGAACCTGCTGGCGCGTCCAGCAGCAGCGGTTCCAGATCGAGCAGTTCCAGTTCCGGGTCTGGCGGCTCGTGGTTCGCCCAGATGATGCTGATCGCGTTGGCGGTTGTGATCGTCGGCGTGGTGGTGGCCTCCGTGCTGCGCACGATGCAAATGCAGCGCGTGACGATCGATCTGCCACCGGACGACGACGCGCCGGTTTCCGCACAGGAGGCCGTCGCGCGGGCCGAATCCGCGACGGCGACGCAGGATTACCGCACCGCGATCCGCTACCTGTACCTTTCCGGCCTGCTGGCGCTCGACGAGCGCGGCATCATCCGCTACGACCCCTCGCTGACCAACCAGGAACATCTCGCGCAGCTGGCCGGACAGCCCCGGCTGCGGGCGCTGTTCGAGCCGGTGGTGACGATCTTCGACCGCGTATGGTACGGCGTACAGCCCGCCGACGCCGCGCTGTACGAGGACTTCCGGCGCGCGCTCGAACAAGTGGAACGGCAGCGCCCATGA
- a CDS encoding DUF4350 domain-containing protein, whose protein sequence is MTRLRRFKITDLHLLIAALVALVALVVLMPTSEPDESWRRLSIRNSSSGGASVLRMWMEQLGYDVRELTTVDRLSGDVDAMFMLNPAQPYSPDEAEALYDWVAAGHMLLVVGTEDDAVNSVLMPFDVSLTSIEWFDSTLSLASPTLTTPPFDHVAVGYASTIKSARTDLVVHIMAEGQPVLASLGVGGGIVWISGISTPFTNSGLRDESSARLVANLLLRLPDGATVAFDESDIDSDTESGVESEREVAAPRSLEHWMISSPGGWSILLAGALVMGYLLLRGRRFGRIVPVEGQQLRREPTEYVRAIANLMRRTRQRDVALRHYRGELRRALAKRYVIDPGLSDAAFVRVLADRDPTLDVDALADLLRRLSARNASEHDLVSLAMAVDDWIGEGR, encoded by the coding sequence ATGACCCGTCTGCGCCGTTTCAAGATCACCGATCTGCACCTGCTGATTGCCGCGCTGGTGGCCCTGGTGGCGCTGGTCGTGCTGATGCCTACTTCCGAGCCGGATGAGTCATGGCGCAGGCTGAGCATCCGCAACAGCAGCAGCGGCGGCGCATCGGTGCTGCGCATGTGGATGGAACAGCTCGGTTACGACGTACGCGAGCTGACGACGGTCGATCGCCTGTCGGGGGACGTGGACGCGATGTTCATGCTCAACCCCGCGCAACCCTATTCGCCGGACGAGGCCGAGGCGCTGTACGACTGGGTAGCAGCGGGGCATATGCTGCTCGTCGTCGGCACCGAGGACGACGCGGTCAACTCGGTCCTGATGCCGTTTGACGTGTCGCTGACCTCGATCGAGTGGTTCGACAGCACCCTGTCGCTCGCCAGCCCGACGCTGACCACGCCGCCGTTCGATCACGTCGCGGTGGGCTACGCAAGCACGATCAAAAGCGCGCGCACGGATCTGGTCGTGCACATCATGGCGGAGGGCCAGCCCGTGCTGGCCTCGCTGGGCGTGGGCGGCGGCATAGTGTGGATTTCGGGTATCTCGACGCCCTTCACGAACAGCGGGCTGCGTGACGAGTCGAGTGCGCGACTGGTGGCGAACCTGCTGCTGCGCCTGCCCGACGGCGCGACCGTGGCATTTGACGAATCCGACATCGACTCTGATACTGAATCCGGTGTCGAATCCGAGCGGGAAGTCGCCGCGCCGAGGAGCCTCGAACACTGGATGATCTCGTCTCCCGGCGGCTGGAGCATCCTGTTGGCCGGAGCGCTGGTGATGGGCTACCTGCTGCTGCGCGGTCGCCGGTTCGGGCGCATCGTCCCGGTGGAGGGGCAGCAGTTACGGCGCGAGCCGACCGAATACGTGCGGGCAATCGCCAACCTGATGCGCCGCACCCGCCAGCGTGACGTGGCGCTGCGGCACTATCGCGGCGAGCTGCGCCGCGCGCTGGCGAAACGTTATGTGATCGATCCGGGCCTGAGCGACGCGGCGTTTGTGCGCGTGCTGGCCGACCGCGATCCCACGCTGGACGTGGACGCGCTGGCGGACCTGCTGCGGCGGCTGTCGGCGCGGAACGCGAGCGAGCACGATCTGGTATCCCTGGCGATGGCCGTTGACGACTGGATAGGAGAGGGACGGTGA
- a CDS encoding AAA family ATPase — protein MSVEELQSLVTTLRGEASRVLVGQEDAVEHLIIALFTGGHVLLEGVPGTAKTLLAKTLAHLIEADYGRIQFTPDLMPSDVVGTIVYDIQSSRFNLKRGPIFTQILLADEINRAPAKTQAALLEAMEERQVTIEGQTQMLPQPFMVIATQNPVEMDGTYPLPEAQLDRFLFKVKIGYLPQDDEVEVLRRYHQGFDAHNLAGAGLSPVIRPADIDAARQMINTVRVEDGVLGYITAIIRATRTSPDLALGASTRAGVALLLAAKTRAALYGRDYVFPDDVKALVPPALRHRVVLRPEAEIEGLDPDAVFRRLLAQLEVPR, from the coding sequence GTGAGTGTGGAAGAGCTGCAATCGCTGGTGACCACGCTGCGCGGCGAGGCGTCGCGCGTGCTGGTGGGCCAGGAGGACGCGGTAGAGCACCTGATCATCGCGCTGTTCACCGGCGGCCACGTGCTGCTGGAAGGCGTGCCCGGCACGGCCAAAACCCTGCTGGCAAAGACCCTGGCACACCTGATCGAGGCCGACTATGGGCGCATCCAGTTCACGCCGGACCTGATGCCCTCGGACGTGGTCGGCACGATCGTGTACGACATCCAGTCCAGCCGGTTCAACCTCAAGCGCGGGCCGATCTTCACGCAGATCCTGCTGGCGGACGAGATCAACCGCGCCCCGGCCAAGACGCAAGCCGCCCTGTTGGAAGCGATGGAGGAGCGGCAGGTGACCATCGAGGGCCAGACGCAGATGCTGCCCCAGCCGTTCATGGTGATCGCCACACAGAACCCAGTCGAGATGGACGGCACGTACCCGCTGCCCGAAGCGCAGCTTGACCGCTTCCTGTTCAAGGTGAAGATCGGCTACCTGCCGCAGGACGACGAAGTCGAGGTACTGCGGCGCTATCACCAGGGCTTCGATGCGCACAATCTGGCGGGGGCGGGACTGTCGCCCGTGATCCGGCCGGCAGACATCGACGCGGCGCGGCAGATGATCAACACCGTGCGCGTGGAGGACGGCGTGCTCGGTTACATCACCGCGATCATTCGCGCCACGCGCACCAGCCCGGATCTGGCGCTGGGCGCAAGCACGCGCGCGGGCGTCGCGCTGCTGCTGGCTGCCAAGACGCGCGCCGCGCTCTACGGGCGCGACTACGTGTTCCCCGACGACGTGAAGGCGCTCGTTCCGCCGGCGCTGCGGCACCGCGTCGTGCTGCGGCCCGAAGCGGAGATCGAAGGGCTGGACCCGGACGCGGTGTTCCGCCGCCTGCTGGCCCAGTTGGAGGTTCCGCGCTAA
- a CDS encoding DUF58 domain-containing protein, translated as MPTPRALAFALVIPALLLAGTWQPVLVPLAGAYAVGLLVLLAGDWLAASGAGQFRVARQHDSKLSLGAENRVTVRVTSRAKRPVALAVQDEPPLPFAGEEASLMHADLLPLETHDFTYTVRPLKRGDYRFGDVNLRWNSPLGLVVRQARFPAAGPVKVYPNLHEIRKYELLARRDQLAEMGLRGVRLRGEGTMFESLREYTPDDPYRRINWKATARRARPISMEYEPERSQRVVIAVDVGRMMRSPIHVHDPGNPAWNMAKVDFVINSVLLFSYVATLKGDQVGLLVFADRVKSFIPPRAGPAHFQKLLEAMYALESEPVEADYGRALMTLGAQNKKRSLVVVFTDLSGARASEALARYVPSLLPRHLPLLVTIRDPALDQEAGQQPSNSDSVYRRMVAEQLITERRLLLDRLQRQGVLTLDVSAEHMTMAVVNRYLQVKARSLA; from the coding sequence ATGCCTACCCCTCGCGCGCTGGCCTTCGCGCTGGTGATCCCGGCGCTGCTGCTGGCCGGGACGTGGCAACCCGTGCTCGTCCCGCTGGCGGGCGCGTACGCCGTGGGCCTGCTGGTCCTGCTGGCCGGGGATTGGCTCGCCGCGAGCGGCGCGGGACAGTTCCGTGTGGCGCGGCAGCACGATTCCAAGCTGTCGCTCGGCGCGGAGAACCGCGTCACGGTGCGTGTGACCTCGCGGGCGAAGCGTCCGGTCGCGCTGGCCGTACAGGACGAGCCGCCACTGCCGTTTGCGGGCGAGGAAGCCTCGCTGATGCACGCCGATCTGCTCCCGCTCGAAACGCACGATTTCACCTATACCGTGCGCCCGCTGAAGCGCGGCGATTACCGGTTCGGCGACGTCAACCTGCGCTGGAACAGTCCGCTGGGGCTGGTCGTGCGGCAGGCGCGTTTTCCCGCCGCCGGACCGGTCAAGGTCTACCCGAACCTGCACGAGATCCGTAAGTACGAGCTGCTGGCCCGCCGCGATCAACTGGCCGAAATGGGGCTGCGCGGGGTGCGGCTGCGCGGCGAAGGGACCATGTTCGAGAGCCTGCGCGAGTACACGCCGGACGACCCGTACCGCCGCATCAACTGGAAGGCGACCGCGCGCCGCGCTCGCCCGATCAGCATGGAGTACGAGCCGGAGCGCAGCCAGCGCGTGGTGATCGCCGTGGACGTGGGGCGCATGATGCGCAGCCCGATTCACGTGCACGATCCCGGCAACCCGGCGTGGAACATGGCGAAGGTCGATTTTGTGATCAACAGCGTGCTGCTGTTCAGCTACGTGGCGACGTTGAAGGGCGATCAGGTCGGGCTGCTGGTGTTTGCCGACCGCGTGAAGTCGTTCATCCCGCCGCGCGCGGGTCCGGCGCACTTCCAGAAGCTGCTGGAAGCGATGTACGCGCTGGAAAGCGAGCCGGTCGAGGCGGATTATGGGCGGGCGCTGATGACGCTCGGCGCGCAGAACAAAAAGCGCTCGCTGGTGGTGGTATTCACCGATCTCAGCGGCGCGCGTGCCTCCGAAGCGCTGGCGCGCTACGTGCCCAGCTTACTGCCGCGCCACCTGCCGCTGCTGGTCACCATCCGCGACCCGGCGCTGGACCAGGAGGCCGGGCAGCAGCCGTCCAACTCCGACAGCGTGTACCGGCGCATGGTAGCCGAGCAGCTCATAACCGAACGCCGCCTGCTGCTCGACCGGCTCCAGCGCCAGGGCGTGCTGACGCTCGACGTCTCCGCCGAGCACATGACGATGGCGGTGGTCAACCGCTACTTACAAGTCAAGGCCAGATCGTTGGCGTAG